The nucleotide window TAAAAGCACTGGCGGCGAAAATATAAAAGCGTGGTGATTTTATTGCCCTACGAACCCCTTTCACCCATCCGCTGGCATAACGGTCAGGTAGAGCTCATCGACCAGACCCGCCTGCCCGGGGAGCTGGTTGTTATAAGGCCCCGCACGGTTGAGGAAATGTGGGACGCCATAAAACGGCTGAAGGTGCGGGGGGCGCCGGCCATCGGCATCGCCGCCGCCTTTGGCCTGTACCTGGCCGTTAGGGACAGCCGGGCGGCAAGCAGGGCAGAATTTGAAAGCGAGTTGAAGAAGGCGGCCAATTATCTGACCACCTCCCGACCGACGGCGGTCAACCTTTTCTGGGCCCTGCGGCGGGTTGAGGCGGCCGTAGCCGATGCCCCTACCGATAACGTTGCGGCCTTAAAGGAAATAGTGTTAAGGGAAGCATTGACCATTCGCGACGAAGATGAAGCAACGTGCAGGGCTATAGGCCACAACGGCGCGCCCCTCCTTGAGGAACTGGAGGCCGTCCTCACCCACTGCAATGCCGGCACCCTGGCTACCGCCCGTTACGGTACGGCCCTGGCGCCAGTATATTACCTGGCTTCCCGCGGCAAGCTCCTTAAAGTTTTTGCCGATGAGACGCGGCCTCTGCTCCAGGGGGCTAGGCTTACGGCCTGGGAACTGCATCAGGCCGGCATTCCCGTCACCCTCATTACCGACAATATGGCCGCCGCCGTCATGAGCAAGGGGCTGGTGCAGGCGGTCATCGTCGGTGCCGACCGCATTGCCGCCAACGGCGACGTGGCCAATAAAATCGGTACCTACGGGCTGGCGGTACTGGCAAAGGAACATTGCCTCCCCTTTTATGTGGCGGCGCCTGCTTCTACCTTTGATTTAAGTTTAAAAAGCGGCGAAGAGATTCCCATTGAAGAAAGGGACGCGGCGGAGGTAACCCATTTCGGCTTAAAGCCCATAGCCCCCGCAGGTATCGACGTGTTTAACCCGGCCTTTGATGTAACCCCCAACCGCTACGTTACGGCAATTATTACCGAAAAAGGTATTATCAGACCTCCTTACCAGGAAAACATCCCGCGGGTGCTGCAGGGCATAAATTTTAACGGTGCATAATATAAAAAACTAAATTAAAGGAGGCCGGGTTGATGGATAAAGAAAGGGAAATTGATGCAAAACGGCGGCTGGCGGAAGATAAGGCTGAGGAAGAAGAGCAAAAACGCGAGCAGTTCGTCCGCGATATCATGCGGTCAAGGGAAGGTATAGCCGCCGAAAGGGAAAAATTCCTCCACGATTTAAAGACCGGCTCCATCAAGAAATTGTAACACCAAAGGGGCTGTATGCCGTACCCGCGGCAGGCGGCCCCTTATATATTTAAAGCGGCTATGATAAAATTGTTAAATAATGGACCGATACTTTAAGGGAAGGAGCTGTTTATTGGGTGCGGA belongs to Moorella humiferrea and includes:
- the mtnA gene encoding S-methyl-5-thioribose-1-phosphate isomerase, whose amino-acid sequence is MPYEPLSPIRWHNGQVELIDQTRLPGELVVIRPRTVEEMWDAIKRLKVRGAPAIGIAAAFGLYLAVRDSRAASRAEFESELKKAANYLTTSRPTAVNLFWALRRVEAAVADAPTDNVAALKEIVLREALTIRDEDEATCRAIGHNGAPLLEELEAVLTHCNAGTLATARYGTALAPVYYLASRGKLLKVFADETRPLLQGARLTAWELHQAGIPVTLITDNMAAAVMSKGLVQAVIVGADRIAANGDVANKIGTYGLAVLAKEHCLPFYVAAPASTFDLSLKSGEEIPIEERDAAEVTHFGLKPIAPAGIDVFNPAFDVTPNRYVTAIITEKGIIRPPYQENIPRVLQGINFNGA